A genomic region of Mus musculus strain C57BL/6J chromosome 7, GRCm38.p6 C57BL/6J contains the following coding sequences:
- the Olfr685 gene encoding olfactory receptor 685 encodes MALSNSSWRQPQPPFFLVGVPGLEESQHWIALPLGILYLFALVGNVTIIFIIWTDSSLHQPMYLFLAMLAAIDLVLASSTAPKALTVLLAHAHEIGYIVCLTQMFFIHAFSSMESGILVAMALDRYVAICHPLRHSTILHPGIIGRIGLVVLVRGLVLLFPFPILLQNVVFCRATVISHAYCEHMAVVKLACSETTVNRAYGLSVALLVVGLDVLAIGISYALILQAVLKVPGGEARLKAFSTCGSHVCVILIFYVPGMFSFLTHRFGHHVPHHVHVLLATLYLLVPPALNPLVYGVKTRQIRQRVLRVFYTKASI; translated from the coding sequence ATGGCTCTTAGCAATTCTAGCTGGAGGCAGCCCCAGCCCCCTTTCTTCCTAGTAGGTGTTCCAGGCTTGGAGGAAAGTCAGCACTGGATAGCATTGCCCCTGGGTATCCTTTACCTCTTTGCTCTAGTGGGCAATGTGACTATCATCTTCATTATCTGGACTGATTCATCCTTACACCAACCTATGTACCTCTTCCTGGCCATGCTTGCTGCTATTGACCTGGTCCTGGCCTCTTCCACTGCACCCAAAGCCCTCACTGTGCTCCTGGCTCATGCCCATGAGATTGGGTACATTGTATGCCTGACTCAGATGTTCTTTATTCATGCCTTCTCCTCTATGGAGTCAGGCATACTTGTAGCCATGGCTCTGGATCGCTATGTTGCCATCTGCCACCCTCTGCGTCATTCCACCATCCTGCATCCAGGGATTATAGGGCGCATTGGGCTGGTAGTACTGGTGCGGGGATTGGTCCTTCTTTTCCCATTCCCCATTCTGTTGCAGAATGTTGTCTTCTGCAGAGCAACTGTCATAAGCCATGCCTATTGTGAGCATATGGCTGTGGTAAAACTTGCCTGTTCTGAAACCACAGTGAATCGAGCTTATGGTCTGTCAGTGGCACTGCTGGTGGTAGGACTAGATGTCCTGGCCATTGGCATTTCCTATGCCCTCATCCTCCAGGCAGTGCTGAAGGTGCCAGGGGGTGAAGCCAGACTTAAAGCCTTCAGTACATGTGGGTCTCATGTTTGTGTTATTCTCATCTTCTATGTCCCTGGAATGTTCTCCTTCCTCACTCACCGCTTTGGCCACCATGTTCCCCATCATGTCCATGTTCTGCTGGCCACTCTCTATCTCCTTGTGCCACCTGCCCTGAATCCTCTTGTTTATGGGGTGAAGACTCGACAGATTCGCCAGCGAGTGCTCAGGGTGTTCTACACAAAAGCATCGATTTGA